A window of the Thermodesulfobacteriota bacterium genome harbors these coding sequences:
- a CDS encoding proline--tRNA ligase produces the protein MRFSRVFYFPLKEDPKDAEVISHKLMVRASFIMRLSSGIYSWLPLGLKCIRKIENIIRDEMNKKGAQEILMPIVQPKELWTESKRWEKYGKELLRFRDRNERELCLAPTHEEVVTDIARREIRSYRDMPLILYQIHTKFRDEIRPRFGVMRAREFVMKDAYSFDRSEEDAEKSYAAMYDAYANIFRRCGLTFTVVEADTGEIGGSFSHEFMVLAETGEDIIFFCEKCGYSANHEKAEIGGNFKLSGKRGNYKKVLTPNKRKVEEVAEYLNVPKERILKTLLYKSEKGTFGVLIRGDREVNETKLKNLLNLDFVELLSGDEIERITGAPLGFSGPLGLSIPLYADKEVGQMEDFVVGGNEADTHILGVNVSDLEVRGFYDLRYAQIGDPCPRCEGSLLSKRGIEVGHIFKLGTKYSEAMNAKFLDRDGREKYIVMGCYGIGVGRTLAAAIEQKHDKNGMILPISIAPFEVTVLPINVTDSYSMEVAERVYTELIDAGVDALLDDRDERPGVKFKDCDLIGVPIRVTIGEKNLKEGYVEIKMRDSENTEKVKKEEVVRRVNEYVRKHKSN, from the coding sequence ATGAGATTCTCAAGGGTGTTCTATTTTCCTTTGAAGGAGGACCCTAAAGATGCTGAAGTTATAAGCCATAAACTAATGGTTCGAGCTTCGTTCATCATGCGGCTATCTTCTGGCATTTACAGCTGGCTACCCCTAGGTCTCAAATGCATACGTAAAATAGAAAACATAATCCGGGATGAGATGAATAAAAAAGGTGCCCAGGAGATACTTATGCCTATTGTCCAGCCCAAAGAGCTGTGGACAGAAAGCAAAAGATGGGAAAAGTACGGAAAGGAACTTTTGCGATTTAGAGACAGAAATGAAAGAGAGCTCTGTCTTGCCCCTACCCATGAAGAGGTAGTGACAGATATAGCAAGGAGAGAAATCCGTTCTTACAGGGATATGCCTCTCATTCTTTACCAGATACATACAAAGTTCAGAGACGAAATAAGACCGAGGTTTGGAGTGATGCGGGCTAGAGAATTCGTGATGAAGGACGCTTATAGCTTCGACCGTTCTGAAGAAGATGCGGAAAAAAGTTACGCTGCCATGTACGATGCTTATGCCAATATATTTAGAAGGTGTGGACTTACATTTACGGTTGTAGAAGCGGACACGGGCGAAATAGGAGGAAGTTTCTCTCATGAATTTATGGTCCTTGCCGAAACTGGGGAAGACATAATATTTTTCTGCGAAAAATGCGGCTACAGTGCAAACCATGAAAAAGCAGAGATAGGGGGAAATTTCAAGTTAAGTGGAAAGAGAGGAAATTACAAAAAGGTCCTCACTCCCAATAAAAGAAAGGTCGAGGAGGTCGCAGAGTACTTGAATGTTCCGAAAGAACGGATCCTAAAAACGCTTCTTTACAAGAGCGAAAAAGGGACATTCGGTGTACTGATAAGAGGGGACAGGGAAGTAAACGAAACGAAGTTAAAGAATCTTTTAAACCTCGATTTTGTCGAACTTTTAAGCGGTGACGAGATAGAAAGAATTACTGGAGCACCTCTCGGTTTTTCTGGCCCTCTTGGCCTTTCGATCCCGCTATACGCTGACAAAGAGGTGGGTCAAATGGAGGACTTCGTTGTCGGAGGAAACGAGGCAGATACACATATATTAGGGGTCAACGTATCTGACTTGGAAGTTAGGGGTTTTTACGACCTAAGATACGCTCAAATTGGCGACCCTTGTCCTAGGTGCGAGGGAAGTCTCCTTTCCAAAAGGGGGATTGAGGTGGGTCATATATTCAAACTGGGAACCAAGTACAGCGAGGCGATGAACGCTAAGTTTCTGGATAGAGATGGTAGGGAAAAGTACATAGTTATGGGTTGTTACGGGATAGGTGTGGGAAGGACTCTTGCCGCCGCAATCGAGCAAAAACACGATAAAAACGGTATGATCCTTCCCATTTCCATTGCCCCTTTTGAAGTTACTGTTCTTCCAATAAATGTCACCGATTCCTATTCTATGGAAGTGGCCGAGAGAGTTTACACCGAGCTTATAGATGCCGGTGTTGATGCGTTACTCGACGACAGGGATGAAAGACCGGGCGTGAAGTTTAAGGACTGTGATCTTATAGGTGTGCCAATTAGGGTGACAATTGGCGAAAAAAACCTAAAAGAGGGATATGTGGAGATAAAGATGAGAGATTCTGAAAATACTGAAAAGGTAAAGAAAGAAGAGGTGGTAAGGAGGGTTAATGAGTACGTCCGAAAACATAAGTCTAACTGA
- the ssb gene encoding single-stranded DNA-binding protein, producing MAGVNKVILVGRLGADPELRHTADGIPVATFNVATTEVRRDKNGNRFEKTEWHRVIAWRKLGEICGEYLKKGRLVYIEGRIQSREYEGKDGIKRRAYEIVATDLRMLPTPPPQEDIQKEPGLQEEIEEEFPHEEDEDIPL from the coding sequence ATGGCCGGTGTGAATAAAGTGATACTTGTCGGAAGGCTAGGAGCAGATCCTGAACTGAGGCACACCGCTGATGGTATACCTGTTGCCACCTTCAATGTGGCCACAACAGAGGTAAGAAGGGACAAAAACGGCAATAGATTCGAGAAAACAGAATGGCATAGGGTAATCGCTTGGAGAAAACTTGGTGAGATATGCGGGGAATATCTAAAAAAGGGGAGACTAGTGTACATAGAGGGTAGGATCCAGTCAAGAGAATACGAGGGTAAAGACGGGATAAAAAGGAGAGCTTACGAAATAGTTGCAACCGATTTAAGAATGCTCCCAACACCACCACCCCAGGAAGACATACAGAAAGAGCCAGGTCTCCAAGAGGAGATCGAGGAAGAGTTTCCGCATGAAGAGGATGAGGATATCCCACTCTGA
- the der gene encoding ribosome biogenesis GTPase Der, producing the protein MEGSRIETVKRNLPLVAIIGRPNVGKSTLFNRISGSKKAIVEDIPGVTRDRNYARCEYNGVSFMLCDTGGFDVGSKDSIALGVKKQIERALEESDVIVYLFDVTEGLLPEDEEGIRIIRKANKPVFYVVNKIDSEKKIKDLSEFYALGMDRIFPISALHGRNLTELLESLTLALRAFQGEDTSEEEEPLKIAIIGRPNTGKSSIVNAIVGDERMITSEIPGTTRDAIDTEIVFHKRRFVIIDTAGIRKKSKVNTVVEVKSVASAIKTIERSDIVNLIVDAHEGVSHQEASLVHTVLNYGKGLVIVVNKWDLVETRMEEEEYLRLLRARIPHASFCPCIFVSALKKKNIDKILYADIQVDSEMKKRIETSELNRALTSILEERQPPSAGGRTVKIYYATQVGICPPSFVFFSNHPQSIPAHYKKYLENSLRERYGFLGCPLRLKFKKK; encoded by the coding sequence ATGGAAGGATCCCGCATCGAGACTGTAAAGAGAAATTTACCTTTAGTTGCGATAATTGGAAGACCGAATGTTGGAAAATCTACTCTCTTTAACAGGATATCCGGATCAAAGAAGGCCATCGTAGAAGACATACCCGGGGTCACAAGGGACCGCAATTATGCCAGGTGTGAGTACAACGGGGTTAGCTTTATGCTCTGTGATACAGGTGGTTTTGACGTTGGATCGAAGGATAGCATAGCCCTAGGTGTCAAGAAACAGATTGAAAGGGCTCTCGAAGAGTCAGACGTCATAGTTTACCTTTTCGATGTCACTGAGGGTCTCCTTCCGGAAGACGAGGAGGGAATAAGAATCATAAGAAAGGCAAACAAGCCTGTCTTCTACGTGGTTAATAAGATAGACAGCGAAAAAAAGATCAAGGATTTGTCTGAGTTTTACGCACTCGGTATGGATAGAATTTTTCCCATAAGTGCTCTTCATGGGAGAAACCTCACCGAACTTTTAGAATCGCTGACATTAGCGCTAAGAGCCTTTCAGGGAGAAGACACTTCTGAGGAGGAAGAACCTTTAAAGATAGCCATAATTGGGAGACCCAACACAGGAAAGTCATCCATCGTTAACGCAATAGTTGGAGATGAGCGCATGATAACTAGTGAAATTCCTGGAACAACAAGGGATGCCATTGATACTGAAATTGTTTTTCATAAAAGAAGGTTTGTCATAATAGACACGGCCGGCATAAGAAAGAAAAGTAAGGTCAATACGGTGGTGGAAGTAAAATCTGTTGCAAGCGCTATAAAGACCATAGAAAGATCCGACATAGTCAATCTCATCGTCGACGCACACGAAGGGGTAAGCCACCAAGAAGCCTCTCTCGTCCATACTGTGCTTAACTATGGAAAAGGACTTGTAATAGTCGTAAATAAGTGGGACTTGGTAGAGACGAGGATGGAAGAAGAAGAGTATCTGAGACTTTTGAGAGCAAGAATTCCCCATGCTAGCTTTTGTCCTTGCATCTTCGTTTCGGCACTAAAAAAGAAGAACATCGACAAAATATTATATGCCGATATTCAAGTCGACTCGGAGATGAAAAAAAGGATTGAGACTTCCGAGCTTAACCGTGCCTTGACAAGTATTTTGGAGGAAAGGCAGCCTCCCTCCGCGGGGGGAAGAACTGTAAAGATATACTACGCAACTCAGGTGGGTATCTGTCCGCCATCTTTTGTATTCTTTTCAAACCATCCGCAGTCCATACCCGCGCACTATAAAAAATACTTAGAGAATTCCTTAAGGGAAAGATACGGTTTTTTGGGCTGTCCGCTCAGGCTAAAGTTCAAAAAAAAATAG
- a CDS encoding CoA pyrophosphatase: protein MNPITRKEIERKISLYEPKKIKDDRAKRAAVLVPIYAGTEPLSIILTKRTTEVRIHKGEVSFPGGVCEKTDGNTLDAALRESFEEIGLKRQDLEVLGRLDDLYTISGYLVSPYVAWINSPYNFRLSRREVAFLIFLPLDIILSPDFKNEDSLIYSGETIFGATLRILKNLSSVIISD from the coding sequence ATGAATCCAATAACCCGTAAGGAAATAGAAAGGAAGATATCACTTTATGAGCCAAAAAAAATAAAAGATGATAGGGCAAAAAGAGCCGCTGTCCTTGTGCCGATATACGCAGGGACAGAACCTCTTTCCATAATTCTCACGAAGAGAACTACGGAGGTTCGGATCCACAAGGGTGAAGTATCTTTTCCTGGTGGTGTGTGTGAGAAAACCGATGGAAATACTCTGGATGCGGCACTCCGTGAGTCTTTTGAAGAAATAGGATTAAAAAGACAAGATTTAGAGGTGCTCGGTAGGCTGGACGATTTGTATACAATATCCGGTTACCTTGTCTCTCCGTATGTTGCCTGGATAAATTCGCCCTATAATTTTAGGCTCAGTCGGAGGGAGGTTGCATTTTTGATATTTTTGCCTCTCGATATAATCCTCTCTCCTGACTTTAAAAACGAAGATTCTCTCATCTACAGTGGCGAAACAATATTTGGGGCGACCTTAAGGATCTTAAAAAATTTGAGTTCCGTCATAATCTCGGATTAG
- a CDS encoding AAA family ATPase codes for MDVRKLGPEDLYKVCDESLFPFETTEELGGEYQIIGQKKALKAIDFGLGMKSSGFNIFVLGETGSGRMSVVMNLVQEVANKEPVPSDWCYVYNFKDPDSPCAISLAPGKGPEFQKDMEELVKYLKTEIPKAFESKEYEVQKNKIIGEFQEKQEEYLRKLEEEARSQGFLLRKTPAGILIVPAKVSGEPLTRDEFDALDEPTRRLLEERGRVLQEKLNDVLRALKQAERLVNEMISRLEKMIALEVLQPAVDALKKKYGDNKKILSYLEDVKEDILSNIEDFRAQPDIPSPFPFLKLPKIEPSFSKYSVNVLVSNGDRTGAPVIFESNPSYLNLFGRIEYKYLYGIAVTDFTMIKPGSLHKANGGYLVLYIEDLLKNIFSYDALKRALKNKEIKIEDVLEQYRLMSTSALKPEPIPLDVKVIVIGNPFYYYILYNLDEEWRNLFKVKADFDTRMERNEENIKRYASFISYIQKAENLLPFDRSACARVVEYGSRLAEHKEKLSTKFGQIADLLREANYWAKQENSNVVSGRHVLKALEEKIYRVNRLEEKLREMMLEGTLIVDTEEEKVGQINGLAILDLGDYSFGKPSRITAKTYAGRAGIVNIERETKLSGRIHEKAIFIISSYLGSKYSTKKPITLSASITFEQLYEMVEGDSATCAELYALISSIANLPLKQSIAVTGSMDQNGEVQPVGGINEKIEGFFELCRMRGLNGSHGVIIPERNVKNLMLKKDVVDAVREGKFTIYAIKEMEEGLEILTGLPAGKMREDGTYPEDTINYLVMKRLTEITEAMEKKKEEEEEKKKKDESNNP; via the coding sequence ATGGATGTGAGAAAGTTAGGCCCAGAGGATCTCTATAAGGTTTGTGACGAAAGTCTGTTCCCTTTTGAAACGACGGAAGAGCTCGGGGGGGAGTATCAGATTATAGGTCAGAAAAAGGCCCTAAAGGCTATCGACTTTGGCCTCGGGATGAAGAGCTCCGGGTTCAACATCTTCGTCCTTGGAGAAACCGGAAGTGGCAGAATGTCCGTCGTGATGAACCTCGTTCAAGAGGTTGCAAACAAGGAGCCCGTTCCGTCAGATTGGTGCTACGTCTACAATTTTAAAGATCCCGATTCACCCTGCGCTATTTCTCTCGCACCAGGTAAGGGACCTGAGTTCCAAAAAGATATGGAAGAACTTGTAAAGTACTTGAAAACGGAGATACCAAAGGCTTTCGAATCAAAAGAGTATGAGGTTCAGAAAAACAAGATCATAGGCGAATTTCAGGAAAAGCAGGAAGAATATTTAAGAAAGCTTGAAGAGGAGGCGCGATCACAGGGTTTTCTCCTTCGGAAAACACCGGCTGGCATACTTATAGTTCCAGCGAAAGTCTCAGGCGAACCTCTAACCAGAGACGAATTTGATGCTCTAGATGAACCGACAAGAAGGCTTCTTGAGGAAAGGGGGAGGGTATTACAAGAAAAGTTAAATGACGTTCTAAGGGCTTTAAAACAGGCAGAAAGATTGGTGAACGAAATGATTTCTCGTCTTGAAAAAATGATAGCCCTTGAGGTTTTGCAGCCAGCTGTGGATGCCTTAAAGAAGAAATACGGTGACAACAAAAAGATTTTATCATACCTGGAAGACGTAAAGGAGGATATCTTATCCAACATCGAGGATTTTAGAGCCCAGCCTGATATCCCTTCACCGTTTCCCTTCCTCAAACTCCCAAAGATTGAACCGTCATTTAGCAAATACTCTGTAAATGTTCTTGTCAGTAACGGGGATAGGACGGGGGCTCCTGTTATTTTTGAGAGTAACCCTTCATACCTTAATCTTTTTGGAAGGATAGAGTACAAGTACCTCTATGGGATTGCGGTTACGGATTTTACCATGATAAAACCCGGTTCCCTCCACAAGGCCAATGGTGGCTATCTTGTTCTATACATTGAGGATCTATTGAAGAACATATTCTCTTACGATGCGTTAAAGAGGGCACTCAAAAATAAGGAGATAAAAATAGAGGATGTTCTTGAGCAGTATAGGCTTATGAGCACATCTGCCCTCAAACCCGAACCCATACCTTTAGATGTGAAGGTCATAGTGATCGGCAATCCTTTTTATTACTACATCCTTTACAATCTCGACGAAGAGTGGAGAAACCTCTTTAAGGTAAAGGCGGACTTCGACACAAGAATGGAGAGAAATGAGGAAAACATAAAAAGGTACGCATCTTTTATATCCTACATCCAAAAGGCTGAAAACCTTCTCCCCTTTGATAGGTCAGCGTGCGCAAGAGTGGTAGAGTATGGTTCAAGACTTGCGGAACATAAGGAAAAGCTATCAACAAAGTTTGGTCAAATAGCAGATCTTCTAAGAGAGGCCAACTACTGGGCTAAGCAAGAAAATTCCAACGTCGTAAGTGGCAGGCACGTACTTAAAGCGCTTGAAGAAAAAATATACAGGGTAAACAGGCTCGAAGAGAAACTGAGGGAAATGATGTTAGAAGGTACACTAATCGTTGACACCGAAGAGGAAAAGGTTGGCCAGATAAATGGGCTTGCCATCTTGGATCTCGGTGATTATAGTTTTGGAAAGCCGTCAAGAATAACCGCTAAAACCTACGCGGGAAGGGCTGGTATCGTAAATATAGAAAGGGAAACGAAGTTGAGCGGAAGGATACATGAGAAGGCGATATTTATCATTTCGAGTTATCTCGGTAGCAAATATTCGACAAAGAAACCTATTACACTTTCGGCATCCATAACGTTTGAGCAGCTTTACGAGATGGTTGAGGGTGATAGCGCAACGTGCGCCGAGCTTTACGCACTCATAAGCAGTATCGCGAATTTACCTTTGAAACAGAGCATTGCTGTCACAGGATCTATGGATCAAAACGGAGAGGTACAGCCGGTAGGCGGTATAAACGAGAAAATAGAAGGATTCTTTGAACTATGTCGGATGAGGGGTTTAAATGGATCACATGGCGTCATAATCCCAGAAAGAAACGTTAAAAATCTCATGCTCAAAAAGGACGTGGTCGATGCTGTACGGGAAGGGAAATTCACAATATACGCTATAAAAGAGATGGAGGAGGGACTCGAGATACTGACAGGTTTACCTGCAGGAAAAATGCGGGAAGATGGCACCTACCCCGAGGATACTATCAATTATCTTGTCATGAAAAGACTCACTGAAATAACGGAGGCCATGGAGAAAAAGAAGGAGGAGGAAGAGGAAAAGAAAAAAAAGGATGAATCCAATAACCCGTAA
- the hrcA gene encoding heat-inducible transcriptional repressor HrcA — translation MLRVFMALTEREERILEIIIETYMDTAQPVGSKLVSNYLNNRLSAATIRHIMYELEEQGYLYKPYSVSGRIPTGKAFRYYVDSLSNFKAPAKRERELISSYFKQGYTHLEEVMIDTSRALAAISRYAGIVVEPKLNSMQFKRVEFVKLSNRSLLVLFITSSGMVYKRVLSLEENIPFSVLESMKQYMNERFEGLTFSELKGKLLEEIKKDTEDFKVLISKIKESLDSLIAGSEKREIYIEGTSKIIGLPEFTDIIKVREIFKALEQKEKLLSILDRCLSEKDVVVLVGEECQMREMKDMSIIASSFAINEKRAGVLGVIGPVRMDYSKLIPVVTYTAKVLTDYLTKM, via the coding sequence ATGTTAAGAGTATTCATGGCTCTGACCGAAAGGGAAGAAAGGATACTGGAAATCATAATTGAGACATACATGGATACAGCTCAGCCCGTGGGTTCTAAACTAGTGTCAAACTATCTCAACAATAGACTTAGTGCCGCAACGATCCGCCACATAATGTACGAACTGGAGGAACAGGGTTACCTTTATAAGCCATATTCTGTCTCTGGAAGAATCCCCACCGGAAAGGCTTTCAGATACTACGTGGATTCTTTATCCAACTTTAAGGCTCCTGCAAAAAGGGAAAGAGAGCTAATCTCAAGTTACTTTAAGCAGGGTTATACGCACTTGGAAGAGGTAATGATAGATACCTCGCGTGCCCTTGCCGCGATTTCCAGGTATGCTGGTATTGTTGTTGAGCCTAAATTGAATTCGATGCAGTTCAAAAGAGTCGAGTTTGTTAAGCTTTCAAATAGATCACTTTTGGTCCTTTTTATCACGTCTTCCGGCATGGTGTATAAGAGGGTGTTGAGCCTTGAAGAGAACATACCTTTTAGTGTTCTTGAAAGTATGAAACAGTACATGAATGAAAGATTTGAAGGATTGACATTTTCTGAACTTAAGGGAAAACTTCTCGAAGAGATAAAGAAAGATACTGAGGACTTTAAAGTCCTCATATCAAAGATAAAAGAATCCCTCGACTCTCTCATAGCCGGAAGCGAAAAACGGGAGATCTACATTGAAGGGACATCGAAGATCATTGGGTTACCTGAGTTTACAGATATCATCAAGGTAAGGGAGATATTTAAAGCCCTCGAACAGAAGGAAAAACTTCTAAGCATTCTAGACAGGTGTCTTTCTGAGAAAGATGTAGTTGTGCTTGTAGGAGAGGAATGCCAGATGAGAGAGATGAAGGATATGAGTATTATCGCTTCCTCCTTTGCGATAAACGAAAAGAGAGCTGGAGTTTTAGGAGTCATAGGCCCTGTTCGTATGGATTATTCTAAGCTTATTCCGGTTGTCACTTATACAGCAAAGGTTTTGACGGATTACTTAACGAAGATGTGA
- the grpE gene encoding nucleotide exchange factor GrpE: MQGNGEDIKQKGETLQEEIKPKEEHEEQKKRKKKDEIIEELKKTIEEKEKSINELKERLLYLQADFENYKKLKQKEKQDIIRYGNEVLIKELLPVIDNLERALDHAQRTCDIKGIEEGVRLTLNQFLRVLEKAGVTRIECVGQKFDPNLHEAFTEEERTDCEPGTVLCEFQKGYLLGGRLLRPAMVCVSKRPSEAKEESESLRAES, encoded by the coding sequence ATGCAAGGGAACGGAGAGGATATAAAACAGAAAGGTGAAACCTTGCAGGAAGAGATAAAACCAAAAGAGGAACACGAGGAACAGAAGAAAAGGAAAAAGAAGGACGAAATAATTGAAGAATTAAAAAAGACAATTGAGGAGAAAGAGAAAAGCATAAACGAACTCAAGGAGAGGCTTTTATACCTGCAAGCCGACTTCGAAAATTACAAGAAGCTCAAGCAAAAGGAGAAGCAAGACATTATAAGGTACGGAAATGAGGTGCTGATAAAAGAGCTTCTTCCTGTTATCGATAACCTTGAAAGAGCGTTAGACCACGCCCAGAGGACGTGCGATATCAAAGGGATCGAAGAAGGTGTGCGACTCACATTGAACCAGTTTCTTAGAGTTTTAGAAAAGGCAGGAGTTACAAGAATAGAATGTGTTGGTCAGAAGTTCGATCCAAACCTCCATGAAGCTTTCACAGAAGAGGAAAGGACCGATTGTGAGCCAGGTACTGTGCTCTGTGAGTTCCAAAAAGGCTACCTTTTGGGAGGAAGACTACTGAGACCAGCGATGGTCTGTGTCTCAAAAAGACCTTCTGAAGCAAAGGAAGAATCCGAATCACTAAGGGCGGAATCATAG
- the dnaJ gene encoding molecular chaperone DnaJ → MAKDYYQILNVDRNATEEEIKKAYRRLALKYHPDRNPGDKEAEEKFKDINEAYQVLSDPEKRAKYDRYGTVDGVDSIFDFGFRTRFDDFFEDFFGDFFGRTRRTKRGEDLRYNLEIEFEEAIFGCEKEIEVPKEEKCPVCNGTRIEPGFKPNVCGACGGRGQIRYTHGFFTINKTCDSCYGEGYVINHPCKECKGRGYVKTKKRLNIKIPPGVDSGTRLRIRGEGAKSPTDTHPGDLYVVIHVRPHPIFERDGDNVIVRVDVDFPTLCLGGEIKVPTLDGDVKIEIPPGTQPGKVIRLSGMGIPKTRGYGRGDELIYLNVKIPTELTERQRRLLEELKEAFKKQS, encoded by the coding sequence GTGGCAAAGGACTACTATCAGATCCTCAATGTAGATAGGAATGCAACCGAAGAAGAGATAAAAAAGGCCTACAGAAGGCTCGCACTAAAGTACCATCCAGATAGAAACCCTGGCGACAAAGAAGCAGAAGAAAAATTTAAAGACATAAACGAAGCATACCAAGTCCTCTCTGATCCGGAAAAAAGAGCAAAGTACGATCGGTACGGAACGGTAGACGGCGTAGATTCGATATTCGATTTCGGATTTAGAACGAGATTCGACGATTTCTTTGAGGATTTCTTCGGCGACTTTTTCGGAAGGACAAGAAGAACAAAAAGAGGAGAAGATCTTAGGTACAATTTAGAGATAGAGTTCGAAGAAGCGATTTTCGGGTGCGAAAAGGAGATAGAGGTTCCAAAGGAAGAAAAATGTCCCGTCTGTAACGGAACTAGAATCGAACCGGGTTTCAAACCCAACGTATGCGGAGCATGTGGCGGAAGGGGCCAGATCCGTTATACTCACGGGTTTTTCACGATAAACAAGACTTGTGATTCATGTTATGGAGAGGGTTACGTAATAAATCATCCTTGCAAGGAGTGTAAAGGACGGGGCTATGTAAAGACAAAAAAGAGACTGAATATAAAAATACCTCCAGGGGTAGATTCCGGCACAAGATTAAGAATCAGAGGAGAAGGTGCGAAATCTCCAACTGATACTCATCCCGGAGATCTTTACGTCGTAATCCATGTAAGACCACATCCCATATTCGAGAGGGACGGAGACAATGTCATCGTTAGAGTGGATGTTGACTTTCCTACTCTGTGTCTTGGCGGTGAGATAAAGGTGCCTACCCTCGATGGGGATGTAAAAATAGAGATTCCACCCGGAACGCAGCCAGGGAAAGTTATCCGATTAAGTGGCATGGGAATCCCAAAAACGAGAGGGTATGGGCGAGGAGATGAGCTAATCTATTTAAACGTCAAAATTCCCACAGAGCTTACAGAAAGACAGAGGCGATTACTAGAAGAGTTAAAAGAAGCTTTTAAGAAGCAGAGCTAG
- the lepB gene encoding signal peptidase I yields MNRKKSKIREYLESFIIALVIALFVRSFFIQAFKIPSSSMEPTLLVGDHLLVNRLSYVVKVPFTDKIIYEISKPKRGDVIVFRYPMDETKDFIKRVIAIEGDTIEIKNKVVYLNGEKIAEPYAIFADPIILPRNVAPRDNFGPVKVPKDSYFVLGDNRDRSLDSRFWGFVRKEHLVGKAFILYFSWNKEPKNIWGYVRWDRIGMLIR; encoded by the coding sequence ATGAATAGAAAAAAAAGTAAAATCAGAGAGTACCTCGAGTCTTTCATTATAGCCCTCGTAATTGCGCTTTTTGTGAGGAGTTTCTTTATTCAGGCTTTTAAAATCCCAAGTAGCTCTATGGAGCCTACGCTCCTCGTTGGGGACCATTTGCTCGTAAACAGGCTAAGTTACGTTGTAAAAGTTCCGTTTACTGACAAGATCATCTACGAGATATCTAAACCCAAAAGGGGCGATGTGATAGTTTTTAGGTACCCCATGGATGAGACTAAGGATTTTATAAAAAGGGTGATAGCGATTGAGGGGGATACTATAGAGATAAAAAACAAAGTAGTGTATTTAAATGGGGAAAAAATAGCAGAACCTTATGCTATCTTTGCTGATCCAATAATCCTTCCGAGAAATGTGGCGCCGAGGGATAACTTTGGTCCCGTAAAGGTGCCCAAGGATTCGTACTTCGTTCTTGGAGACAATCGGGACAGAAGTTTAGACAGCAGGTTTTGGGGATTTGTGAGGAAGGAACATTTGGTAGGAAAGGCATTCATACTTTATTTTTCGTGGAATAAAGAGCCCAAAAATATCTGGGGATATGTAAGATGGGATAGAATCGGGATGCTCATAAGATAG